One region of Wyeomyia smithii strain HCP4-BCI-WySm-NY-G18 chromosome 3, ASM2978416v1, whole genome shotgun sequence genomic DNA includes:
- the LOC129732162 gene encoding zinc finger protein 160 translates to MSSDEDYKPEVAAKKRGRPSKVKATKAKSPPNLQVKDEPEEDLDGIHYACSVCDQVFLHKSNFLRHNQRHDPPGGFICSICQKPFTSDWDRNNHKRNEHSVFRCRLCKKEFALEDDYNIHIQKQHAGVDREYEVCPTCGQQFRSASQLRAHIDSNCGAEKKHECDVCQSRYLTQASLNAHMIKHFGEKSHLCNYCGASFLNKGQLKVHERMHTGEKPYKCTQCSKAFAHRESLITHSTTHSGIKPYYCSHCESRFSCIGNLLKHRRARPGSCGLPQYCLTNKIAARPNIRTMPNLTDRQVNNQKVVQRTGQPRIRKLKTEKDEGTSIPTKKRMVRKKPKPKISFDQLSDEENESEEDSKPSVTVLRQSPVKTEAKSTKQNYSKLVTLKVEVEHDNRTSDDDSQEMHTESIEITEVKIEQDDDYLIEDANEGSIEEETIVHEEVISASEADLADLDDEKSQEAIFNVSPVGLDEDNSNSSDYKPPIRKPQVVVRKIFTEKPPVVTERKRRGRPKMVPPPKQLPKAAIVIDVEQKKRELIELRLVFEQNIEKVGFDTFQCIHCPSQYYSEYLIGRHLERDHGFLMKPLLETLQYGRVCVKERKYQCEYCERLYANEKALEKHILLHGPDGSLNVKCPCCVTFYASREDALEHAYVAHPHRMECPFCGRKFNEPEAQASHVKAVHYGDKETKKFAHVCQKCGKIFGARLAAHDHERSDCGRNPVYTCEVCSKGFHSMSSLKNHYTIHTKELPFSCQYCGKNFRTSGQVRIHERVHTGEKPFVCQYCTKGFSHRESYQTHLSLHTGIKRYMCSGCAMRFTCVSNLQAHKKSHKTTCGTVPNVSRVVSDGYHELPEDYVLPFPRCDAD, encoded by the exons CGCCGGGAGGATTCATTTGTTCGATTTGCCAGAAACCGTTTACTAGTGATTGGGATAGGAACAATCACAAGCGGAACGAACACAGTGTTTTTCGATGCCGCCTATGTAAAAAGGAGTTCGCGTTGGAAGATGATTACAATATTCACATTCAAAAGCAACATGCTGGAGTGGACCGCGAGTACGAGGTATGTCCTACCTGCGGACAACAATTTCGATCTGCTTCACAACTGAG AGCGCATATCGATTCAAACTGCGGCGCCGAAAAGAAGCATGAGTGTGATGTTTGTCAATCACGTTATTTAACACAAGCTTCTTTGAATGCCCACATGATAAAACATTTTGGAGAAAAAAGCCACCTATGCAACTACTGCGGGGCCAGTTTCCTGAACAAAGGTCAACTTAAGGTACACGAAAGAATGCACACAGGAGAAAAGCCGTACAAGTGTACT CAATGCAGTAAAGCCTTTGCTCACAGGGAAAGCCTTATTACTCATTCTACTACGCATAGTGGAATAAAGCCCTATTATTGCAGCCACTGTGAAAGCCGTTTTTCCTGCATTG GAAATTTGTTGAAGCATCGAAGGGCACGACCTGGCTCTTGTGGTTTACCACAATACTGTTTGACGAACAAAATAGCCGCTCGTCCTAACATTAGAA CTATGCCCAACCTCACAGATCGTCAGGTTAACAATCAGAAAGTGGTTCAGCGCACTGGGCAACCTCGGATTCGCAAGCTCAAAACTGAAAAAGATGAGGGTACTAGTATTCCAACTAAAAAACGCATGGTGAGGAAAAAACCGAAACCAAAAATATCATTCGACCAACTATCTGATGAAGAAAACGAATCGGAGGAAGATTCTAAGCCTAGCGTCACGGTTCTGAGGCAGTCCCCTGTAAAAACAGAAGCTAAATCGACGAAACAGAACTATTCCAAGCTAGTGACCCTCAAAGTTGAAGTTGAACATGATAATAGAACTTCGGATGATGATAGTCAAGAAATG CATACCGAATCGATTGAAATAACAGAAGTCAAAATTGAACAAGATGATGACTATTTAATCGAAGATGCCAATGAAGGATCGATCGAGGAGGAGACCATTGTCCACGAAGAAGTTATATCGGCTAGTGAAGCTGATTTAGCTGATTTGGATGACGAGAAATCGCAAGAGGCTATTTTCAATGTCAGTCCGGTCGGGTTAGATGAAGATAATAGCAATTCTAGCGATTATAAACCACCTATAAGAAAACCACAGGTGGTGgtgagaaaaatatttacagAGAAACCGCCTGTAGTAACCGAAAGAAAAAGACGAGGAAGACCTAAAATGGTTCCACCTCCTAAGCAACTTCCAAAGGCAGC aatcgTAATCGACGTGGAGCAGAAAAAGCGAGAACTAATCGAACTGCGGTTGGTTTTCGAACAGAACATCGAAAAGGTTGGTTTTGACACCTTTCAGTGCATTCATTGTCCCTCACAGTACTACAGCGAGTATCTAATCGGCCGGCATCTGGAGCGAGACCATGGGTTCCTGATGAAACCGTTACTGGAGACACTACAATATGGCCGAGTCTGTGTAAAAGAGCGAAAGTATCAATGCGAATACTGCGAGCGTTTGTATGCGAACGAGAAAGCACTGGAGAAGCATATTTTACTTCACGGCCCAGACGGATCACTCAATGTAAAGTGCCCTTGCTGCGTTACCTTCTACGCTAGTCGCGAGGATGCTTTGGAGCATGCCTATGTCGCGCATCCTCATCGTATGGAGTGTCCGTTTTGTGGTAGAAAGTTTAATGAACCAGAAGCACAGGCAAGCCACGTCAAAGCTGTTCACTATGGCGacaaagaaacgaaaaaatttGCACACGTTTGTCAGAAATGTGGAAAAATTTTCGGTGCTAGGCTTGCTGCACACGATCATGAACGCTCCGATTGTGGCCGAAATCCAGTGTACACATGTGAAGTTTGTTCAAAAGGATTCCATAGTATGAGCTCGCTCAAAAATCATTACACAATCCATACCAAGGAGTTGCCATTCTCATGCCAATATTGTGGTAAAAATTTCCGCACAAGTGGCCAAGTTAGGATTCATGAACGGGTTCATACTGGAGAGAAACCGTTCGTTTGCCAATACTGTACTAAGGGCTTCAGCCACCGCGAATCATACCAGACGCATCTTTCTTTACATACCGGGATTAAGCGGTACATGTGTTCCGGCTGTGCCATGCGATTCACCTGTGTTTCCAACCTTCAGGCACACAAAAAGTCCCACAAAACCACTTGCGGCACAGTACCCAACGTTTCCAGAGTTGTCAGTGATGGGTACCATGAGTTGCCGGAGGATTACGTGCTACCGTTTCCAAGGTGTGATGCGGACTAG